The Phoenix dactylifera cultivar Barhee BC4 chromosome 15, palm_55x_up_171113_PBpolish2nd_filt_p, whole genome shotgun sequence genome contains a region encoding:
- the LOC103714815 gene encoding peroxiredoxin Q, chloroplastic-like has protein sequence MACTSLPKHSLPFLQAPISTKNPHSPTLTILSKSSQSQIHGLKLSSPTTPSTPSSSFPPRTPICAKVSKGDAPPSFTLKDQDGKDVALSKFKGKPVVVYFYPADESPGCTKEACAFRDSYEKFKKAGAEVLGISGDDPASHKAFSKKYRLPFTLLSDEGNKVRKQWGVPSDLFGTLPGRQTYVIDRNGVVQLVYNNQFQPEKHVDETLKLLKSL, from the exons ATGGCTTGCACCTCTCTCCCCAAACACTCActcccatttctccaagcaCCAATCTCCACCAAGAATCCACACTCTCCAACTCTTACAATCCTCTCCAAGTCCTCACAGTCCCAGATACATGGCCTCAAGCTCTCCAGCCCTACCACCCCCTcaacaccatcttcttctttccctCCAAGGACACCCATTTGTGCTAAG GTGTCCAAGGGTGATGCGCCCCCTTCATTTACTTTAAAAGATCAGGATGGGAAGGATGTGGCTCTCTCCAAATTCAAAGGGAAGCCGGTTGTCGTCTACTTCTACCCAGCGGATGAGAGCCCAGGGTGCACTAAAGAG GCTTGTGCCTTCAGAGACTCTTATGAAAAGTTCAAGAAGGCAGGAGCTGAGGTGTTAGGAATCAGTGGTGACGATCCTGCCTCTCACAAG GCCTTTTCTAAAAAGTATAGGTTGCCATTCACCTTACTTAGTGATGAAGGCAACAAGGTCAGAAAACAGTGGGGGGTGCCATCTGATCTTTTCGGAACATTGCCTGGGAGACAAACCTATGTAATTGATAGAAATGGGGTGGTTCAGTTGGTCTACAACAATCAATTCCAACCGGAGAAACATGTAGACGAGACCCTAAAGCTACTGAAAAGCCTTTAA